The proteins below are encoded in one region of Pseudomonadota bacterium:
- a CDS encoding MarR family transcriptional regulator: MPTDNSGSLNTANNKCPSDYTKQIIFSIRRLIQANGLYTKELNKKFQLSAAQLNCISTLYEHGPLPPSKIANHMMVKSSTVTGVVDRLEKKGHVKRLRDSPDRRVIIIQLTETGEKLAKNAPPPIQQKIIDGLKQTENSKKKQIAHSLNMLTDMLDVRDLEVK, from the coding sequence ATGCCAACAGACAATAGTGGCAGTCTTAATACTGCAAATAACAAATGCCCGTCTGACTATACCAAGCAGATCATCTTTTCAATCCGCAGGCTCATTCAGGCGAATGGGCTTTATACCAAGGAATTAAATAAAAAATTTCAGCTAAGCGCGGCCCAGCTCAACTGTATTTCAACCCTTTATGAGCATGGCCCTTTGCCTCCATCTAAAATCGCCAACCATATGATGGTCAAATCCAGCACTGTCACCGGAGTTGTCGACCGCCTGGAAAAAAAAGGTCATGTTAAGCGGTTGCGAGACTCTCCTGATCGCCGCGTGATTATCATTCAGCTTACTGAAACCGGAGAGAAGTTGGCCAAAAATGCCCCACCCCCTATCCAGCAAAAAATCATAGACGGTTTAAAGCAAACTGAAAACAGCAAAAAAAAGCAGATCGCACATTCCCTGAACATGCTGACCGACATGCTTGATGTCCGGGATCTGGAAGTTAAGTAG
- a CDS encoding ATP-binding cassette domain-containing protein, with protein MLISALSLAFLVLPYLLRSTQGALEDVPLDIRLSAPAMGASHLQNIFMVLLPRSLTGIKDKKEVNERIEKALRQAFLWDEVCDRLDHDAGNLSGGQQQRLCIARALILEPEILLLDEPTSSLDAEAGEVIEKLLISLKKTCTLLVVSLYREQVQLIADRILMLENRRLIIAAYNPP; from the coding sequence TTGCTGATTTCCGCCCTGTCACTGGCTTTTCTGGTCCTGCCATACCTACTCAGGTCTACCCAGGGGGCGCTGGAAGATGTCCCCCTTGATATACGCCTCAGTGCGCCGGCAATGGGAGCCAGCCACCTGCAGAATATTTTCATGGTTCTTCTGCCCCGTTCACTGACCGGCATCAAGGATAAAAAAGAGGTAAATGAAAGGATTGAAAAAGCATTGCGGCAGGCTTTTTTATGGGACGAGGTTTGTGACCGGCTGGATCACGATGCCGGAAACCTCTCCGGCGGTCAGCAGCAGCGACTCTGCATTGCCAGGGCTTTGATTCTGGAACCGGAAATTCTCTTGCTCGACGAACCCACATCTTCCCTTGACGCTGAGGCCGGCGAAGTCATTGAAAAGCTGCTGATCAGCTTGAAAAAAACCTGTACCCTGCTGGTTGTATCTCTCTACCGGGAGCAGGTTCAACTAATTGCCGACCGGATTCTCATGCTGGAAAATAGGCGACTGATTATTGCTGCTTACAATCCACCATAG